One genomic window of Campylobacter curvus includes the following:
- a CDS encoding PDC sensor domain-containing protein: MVIKDIQRFSDTRYKARAYICYLFSRNLPNHLPGVSLTSIKSGFEKISREIENFDAFYVLDENGIQLENAISLNKKYEVGEGEDRSNKAYYYLAVREKRCVLSDPYPSSLNANLCVTASVPIYDDAGRLKFIACIDISLENILTMTDSGELENYFGKFLKAAYSLFCAALFMICAFLFWHGVKDFILTSIELIDIEEIFSSTIILTLALAIFDLVKTIFEEEVIGKNHDENSVVYKTMVRFIGSIIIALAIEALMLVFKFAITAPENIINAIYLIGGVAILMIALSVYLFSVKRQEK, translated from the coding sequence TTGGTAATAAAAGACATCCAGCGTTTCAGCGATACCCGCTACAAGGCGCGCGCGTATATCTGCTATCTTTTTAGTCGCAACCTTCCAAACCACCTGCCCGGCGTCTCACTCACCTCGATAAAAAGCGGCTTTGAAAAGATCAGCCGCGAGATAGAAAATTTCGACGCATTTTACGTGCTGGACGAGAACGGCATCCAGCTGGAAAACGCGATCAGTCTAAACAAAAAATACGAGGTCGGCGAGGGCGAGGATCGCTCAAATAAGGCTTATTATTATCTGGCGGTGCGGGAAAAACGCTGCGTGCTGAGCGACCCCTATCCTTCGAGCCTGAACGCAAATTTATGCGTCACTGCAAGCGTGCCGATATATGACGACGCGGGCAGGCTTAAATTTATCGCCTGCATCGATATTTCGCTGGAAAATATCCTCACGATGACGGACTCTGGCGAGCTGGAAAATTATTTTGGCAAATTTTTAAAGGCGGCTTACAGTCTTTTTTGCGCCGCACTTTTTATGATCTGTGCGTTTTTGTTTTGGCACGGGGTAAAGGACTTTATCCTCACAAGCATCGAGCTTATCGACATCGAAGAGATATTTTCATCGACTATCATCTTGACGCTAGCCTTAGCAATATTTGATCTGGTTAAAACGATATTTGAAGAGGAGGTCATCGGCAAAAACCACGATGAAAACAGCGTCGTTTATAAGACGATGGTGCGATTTATCGGCTCGATTATCATCGCCCTTGCGATCGAAGCGCTCATGCTCGTGTTTAAATTCGCCATTACCGCGCCCGAAAACATCATAAACGCGATCTATCTCATCGGCGGCGTGGCGATACTGATGATCGCGCTTAGCGTCTATCTTTTTAGTGTCAAAAGGCAGGAGAAATGA
- the hisA gene encoding 1-(5-phosphoribosyl)-5-[(5-phosphoribosylamino)methylideneamino]imidazole-4-carboxamide isomerase: protein MEIFPAIDLKEGKAVRLSKGEMMSAKIYSHAPQELAKIFEGYGAKWLHVVDLDGAFAGEMVNFDAVKKIVKSTNLKVQIGGGIRDEARIKRYLDIGASRVILGSVALNEPNFVREMAKIYPIVVGIDAKDSFVATQGWAEVSQMRASELAAKFADAGVKAIICTDIAKDGMLGGVNLDFTLEIARVSGVDTIASGGVKDMSDIVRLKDSGEVAGVIVGKAYYEGKIDLKEAFRKVL from the coding sequence ATGGAGATTTTCCCGGCGATCGATCTAAAAGAGGGCAAGGCGGTGAGGCTTAGTAAGGGTGAGATGATGAGTGCTAAAATTTACTCTCATGCCCCGCAGGAGCTGGCAAAAATTTTTGAGGGTTACGGCGCAAAATGGCTACATGTCGTCGATCTAGACGGTGCGTTTGCCGGCGAGATGGTAAATTTTGACGCGGTCAAAAAGATAGTAAAATCCACAAATTTAAAGGTGCAAATCGGCGGAGGTATACGTGACGAAGCGCGCATAAAACGCTATCTTGACATCGGAGCTAGCCGCGTGATCTTGGGCTCAGTCGCGCTAAACGAACCAAATTTCGTCCGCGAGATGGCTAAAATTTACCCCATCGTTGTCGGCATCGACGCAAAAGATAGCTTTGTCGCGACGCAGGGCTGGGCGGAGGTCTCGCAGATGAGAGCTAGCGAGCTAGCGGCTAAATTTGCGGATGCTGGCGTGAAAGCGATAATCTGCACCGACATCGCAAAAGACGGCATGCTAGGCGGCGTGAATTTAGACTTCACGCTCGAAATAGCGCGTGTAAGCGGCGTGGATACGATCGCAAGCGGCGGTGTAAAGGATATGAGCGATATCGTGCGGCTAAAAGACAGTGGCGAAGTAGCCGGCGTGATCGTGGGAAAGGCGTATTACGAGGGCAAAATCGACCTAAAAGAGGCTTTTAGAAAAGTTTTATAA
- the ftsH gene encoding ATP-dependent zinc metalloprotease FtsH, producing MNNQNNKNQNNGDNNGFFNKNPILIFAIFAIIIVLAFRSFTGDSMGSIAMGSQAQSKVIPYSEFKDMLKAKQINEVAISDSTIRAAGHDKMVYIVKRVSDPTLISLLEQNNVAYSAYSDTNWFTELLFSWVLPVFIFFGIWMFLASRMQRNMGGGILGIGSAKKLINSEKPKVKFDDVAGVEEAKEEVQEIVDYLKSPDKYLNLGAKIPKGILLVGPPGTGKTLLARAVAGEADVPFFSMSASSFIEMFVGVGASRVRDLFENAKKEAPAIVFIDEIDAIGKSRNSGPMGGNDEREQTLNQLLSEMDGFDADKSPVIVIAATNRPEILDAALLRPGRFDRQVLVDKPDFKGRCDILKVHMKDVKIGKDVSLEEIGRLTTGLAGADLENIINEAALLAGRKSKPFVEQADLVEAVERSIAGLEKKSRRVNPKEKKIVTYHECGHALIAEITKGAKKVTKVSVVPRGLAALGYTLNTPEENKFMMQKHELIAEVDVLLGGRAAEEVFIKEISTGASNDLERATDIIKAMVSMYGMSDVAGLMVLEKQRATFLNGGQSIKDYSDKMAEKVDDFVKSMLHERYSTVLEALEIYSGAIESMVSALYEEETIEGKRVREIIKAYEEQNGLETRLVSNDEHSEYDGHAKQGQKED from the coding sequence ATGAATAATCAAAATAATAAAAATCAAAACAATGGCGACAATAACGGCTTTTTTAATAAAAATCCGATACTGATTTTTGCGATTTTCGCCATAATCATCGTGCTTGCTTTTAGGAGCTTTACCGGCGATAGCATGGGCTCTATCGCTATGGGCTCGCAGGCTCAGAGCAAGGTCATACCGTATTCTGAATTTAAGGACATGCTAAAAGCAAAGCAAATAAACGAGGTGGCGATCTCCGATAGTACGATAAGAGCCGCCGGGCACGATAAAATGGTCTATATTGTAAAGCGCGTCAGCGATCCTACGCTAATTAGCCTACTTGAGCAAAACAACGTCGCATACAGCGCTTATAGCGATACTAATTGGTTCACCGAGCTACTGTTTTCATGGGTGCTTCCTGTGTTTATATTCTTTGGTATCTGGATGTTTTTGGCTAGTAGGATGCAAAGAAATATGGGCGGGGGCATACTCGGCATAGGAAGTGCGAAAAAGCTTATAAATTCCGAAAAGCCAAAGGTTAAATTTGACGATGTGGCAGGCGTGGAAGAGGCTAAAGAAGAGGTTCAAGAGATAGTAGATTATCTAAAAAGTCCGGACAAATATCTAAATTTAGGAGCGAAAATACCAAAAGGAATTTTGCTCGTAGGACCTCCGGGAACAGGCAAAACGCTTTTAGCCAGAGCCGTTGCCGGCGAGGCTGATGTGCCGTTTTTTTCGATGTCGGCATCAAGCTTCATCGAGATGTTTGTGGGTGTAGGTGCCAGCCGTGTGCGCGATTTGTTTGAAAATGCAAAAAAAGAGGCGCCGGCGATCGTATTCATCGATGAAATAGACGCGATAGGAAAGAGTAGGAATTCAGGCCCAATGGGAGGAAACGACGAGCGCGAGCAGACGCTTAATCAGCTACTTTCCGAGATGGACGGGTTTGACGCTGACAAATCGCCTGTCATCGTCATCGCAGCTACGAACAGACCCGAAATTTTAGACGCTGCGCTTTTAAGGCCCGGCAGGTTTGATAGACAGGTGCTTGTCGATAAGCCTGATTTTAAGGGGCGCTGTGATATATTAAAAGTGCATATGAAAGATGTCAAGATAGGCAAAGACGTCAGCCTCGAGGAGATCGGGCGTCTTACGACTGGGCTTGCAGGAGCCGATCTTGAAAATATCATAAACGAGGCTGCGCTCCTTGCCGGACGCAAGTCAAAGCCTTTCGTCGAGCAAGCCGACCTAGTAGAGGCAGTCGAGCGCTCTATCGCTGGCTTAGAGAAAAAGTCGCGCCGTGTAAATCCGAAAGAAAAAAAGATAGTCACCTATCACGAGTGCGGCCACGCCCTCATCGCCGAGATAACCAAAGGCGCAAAAAAGGTCACCAAGGTTTCCGTCGTCCCACGCGGGCTTGCAGCGCTTGGCTATACGCTAAATACGCCTGAAGAAAATAAATTTATGATGCAAAAGCATGAGCTCATAGCCGAGGTCGATGTGCTTCTTGGTGGACGCGCTGCCGAGGAAGTTTTCATAAAAGAAATTTCGACCGGTGCCAGCAACGACCTTGAGCGAGCGACTGATATCATAAAAGCCATGGTAAGCATGTATGGAATGAGCGATGTTGCCGGACTTATGGTGCTTGAAAAGCAGCGAGCGACATTTTTAAACGGCGGACAGAGCATAAAAGATTACAGCGATAAGATGGCTGAAAAGGTCGATGACTTCGTAAAAAGCATGCTTCATGAGAGGTATTCCACCGTTTTGGAAGCACTTGAAATTTATAGCGGTGCGATAGAAAGTATGGTAAGTGCGCTTTACGAAGAAGAGACTATCGAAGGTAAGAGAGTCCGCGAGATCATTAAAGCTTATGAGGAGCAAAACGGACTTGAGACTCGCCTAGTCTCAAACGACGAACATAGCGAATATGACGGACACGCCAAACAAGGTCAAAAAGAGGACTGA
- a CDS encoding 50S ribosomal protein L11 methyltransferase — translation MKDKFYELSIKTSEFYDEILELVFSFGTTCLEELDNEIILRDEDDLSQIEWGVNEYAKRLCTALKKPNDIRTKLSIKENKDWINEYKKAVKPILLDKIYIRPSWENELKGVTNIIIDPALAFGSGHHESTGSCLLFLQKYAKSGDKALDVGCGSGILSIALAKLGCDVEACDTDEQAIESSKSNAMLNGVNFSKIWVGSIANLDKKYDIVVANIIADVIFMLANDLKRALKDGAYLILSGILTKYEERVKETFKQLDLIEKKELGDWVSFVFKNKRK, via the coding sequence ATGAAAGATAAATTCTACGAATTAAGCATCAAAACATCGGAATTTTACGATGAAATTTTGGAGCTTGTCTTCTCTTTCGGAACTACTTGCTTAGAAGAGCTAGATAATGAAATAATATTGCGAGACGAGGACGATCTAAGCCAAATCGAATGGGGCGTGAACGAATACGCCAAGAGGCTCTGCACAGCGCTAAAAAAGCCAAACGATATCCGAACAAAACTCAGCATAAAAGAAAACAAAGACTGGATAAACGAATACAAAAAGGCGGTCAAACCTATCCTTTTAGATAAAATTTACATCCGTCCAAGCTGGGAAAACGAGCTAAAGGGCGTGACAAACATCATAATAGACCCCGCTCTAGCCTTTGGGTCGGGACATCATGAGAGCACCGGCTCTTGTTTGCTGTTTTTACAAAAATATGCGAAAAGCGGCGATAAGGCACTTGATGTAGGCTGCGGAAGCGGGATTTTAAGCATCGCACTTGCCAAGCTTGGCTGCGATGTCGAGGCCTGCGATACCGACGAGCAAGCCATCGAGAGCTCTAAAAGCAACGCTATGCTAAATGGCGTAAATTTTAGTAAAATTTGGGTCGGTTCAATTGCAAATTTAGATAAAAAATACGACATAGTCGTGGCAAACATCATCGCAGACGTGATATTCATGCTTGCAAACGATCTAAAGCGTGCATTGAAAGATGGCGCATATCTCATACTTTCGGGGATCTTGACCAAGTATGAAGAGCGGGTAAAAGAGACTTTTAAACAGCTTGATCTGATCGAGAAAAAAGAGCTTGGCGACTGGGTCAGCTTCGTTTTTAAAAATAAGAGGAAATGA
- a CDS encoding chemotaxis response regulator CheY gives MKILVVDDSSTMRRIIKNTLQRLGHQEILEAEHGLEAWNLMAQHSDIDVLITDWNMPEMNGLELVKKVRAEQKYVDMPIIMVTTEGGKAEVITALKAGVNNYIVKPFTPQVLKEKLEDVLG, from the coding sequence GTGAAGATTTTGGTTGTAGATGACAGCTCGACGATGAGAAGAATCATAAAAAATACTTTACAAAGACTTGGACATCAAGAAATTTTAGAGGCCGAACACGGGCTTGAAGCGTGGAATTTGATGGCGCAGCATAGCGATATAGACGTGCTTATCACCGACTGGAACATGCCTGAGATGAACGGGCTAGAGCTGGTTAAAAAGGTCCGCGCCGAGCAAAAATACGTCGATATGCCTATCATAATGGTAACGACAGAAGGCGGTAAAGCCGAAGTCATCACCGCTTTAAAGGCGGGTGTGAACAACTACATCGTCAAGCCTTTTACGCCGCAAGTTTTAAAAGAGAAGCTTGAAGACGTTCTTGGTTGA
- the hisH gene encoding imidazole glycerol phosphate synthase subunit HisH — MIGIIDYGAGNLQSVINAFEKLNLSARLVRNAQELAKFERIILPGVGAFGEAMKKLKSANLDEAIKDFVASGRPFLGICLGMQLLFEKSSEFGEHAGLGLLRGEVVKFDDAKFDEPLKVPHTGWNVINFVRETPINRGLKKSEYLYFVHSYHVVCDENAVLGSSEYGYKFTSAVAKGNVFGFQPHPEKSHDTGLKILQNFGRL; from the coding sequence ATGATCGGTATCATCGATTATGGCGCGGGAAATTTACAAAGCGTCATAAATGCGTTTGAGAAGCTAAATTTAAGCGCGCGACTTGTAAGAAACGCCCAAGAGCTGGCTAAATTTGAGCGCATTATCTTGCCGGGCGTTGGGGCGTTTGGCGAGGCGATGAAAAAGCTAAAATCTGCAAATTTAGACGAAGCGATAAAGGATTTCGTCGCGAGCGGAAGACCGTTTTTAGGCATTTGCCTTGGCATGCAGCTACTTTTTGAAAAGAGCAGCGAATTTGGCGAGCATGCAGGGCTTGGCTTGCTTCGCGGCGAGGTGGTTAAATTTGACGACGCTAAATTTGACGAGCCGTTAAAAGTGCCGCACACCGGCTGGAACGTGATAAATTTCGTGCGCGAAACGCCTATAAATCGCGGGCTCAAAAAGAGCGAATATCTTTATTTCGTGCATAGCTACCACGTTGTCTGCGATGAAAACGCCGTGCTTGGTAGTAGCGAATACGGCTATAAATTTACTAGCGCGGTGGCGAAAGGTAACGTCTTTGGCTTTCAGCCACACCCCGAGAAAAGCCATGACACGGGACTAAAAATTTTACAAAATTTTGGGAGGCTTTGA